GAGCGCGGTGCGTTGGCGGAGTGCGAGGACTGCGGGGCAAAGCCGCCATCTTCGCGAACGATGCGCGCGGGCTCCTGCGGCGGCACCTGAAAAACTACGTTGTCGAGCTCGAGACCGAGGTTGTCCACGGCCTCCATGATCAGATCGGTGTAGCGGTCGAGGACGGCCTGAAACTGCTCGGACGGGATACGCACGTAGAGCACGCGGTCGGTGACATGGGAGAAGCGAGTGGGCTTTAGCCAGGTCTCGAAACTCTGCCGGTTGATCTTCTTCTCAAGCGCGCCGAGAATGCGAACCCACTGGTTCAGCACGGCGGCGGGAACCGGAACAAATGACATGTGCGATCTTCCTTACTCTCTGTAATGTTTCACTGCGGGGTGCAGCAAGTGATGGTGCTCAGGCTGCGGTATTACCCAGGAAGAGGGGTGCAATGGAGCAAAAGAACAAACAGAATCTCTAGCTGTCCGTGAGGAAAACTCTGCGGAGCGCCTGTGGAGTTCGTGTTGTTGGAAGTCTTTGCTGCGTTAACAGCGCGGAGAAAAATGCAAAACTGAAGTCCCGGTTGTGTTGCGCGTCGTGCGCGGTTTCATTGTCAGAACGGGTTTGATAGTAGCAGTAATTCACAGGCTGTCGAGCAGAGAAATGACGCTCGACGGGAAGAAATTTTCGGGTTGCACCGTCCGTGGTGAAACTTTGCACAGAGCGTTCTTTTATCGCCGGGGCCTGCAGTTTGAGGGCGAATTTAGTTGCTCTTTTCCACGGTCATAGCTATACTCAGAACTTGCTGCCGGACGTGTGGTTTCCTCCGTCCGATGCCGGTCTGAAGTGAAGGCTGAGCTAGCGGCCATGAAGCGCGCGCATCTGCGCTGGCGCTCAAAACACTCAAGATTTCGAAGCAGTTTTCGAAGCAAGGACAAAGAACATGCCTAAGCGCACTTTTCAGCCGAACCGCCGCCGTCGTAGCAAGGTCCACGGATTTCTTACCCGCATGAAGACCGCAGCTGGTGCAAAGGTTCTCTCGCGCCGTCGCGCGAAGGGCCGTCACAAGATCGCTGTTTCGGCCGGCTACCGCGACTAGTTCGCGAGCCTGCAGAAAACAGCTTTTCGCTTCATCCCAAGCGCGCTCATCTTCCACAGGTGAGCGCCTTTGTGTGTCTCAAAACAGGGTGCAGGGTCCGGGGTCCAGGGCCCAGCGAGCTTTCTCTGAACCCTGGGCCCCCTGAGTCCCGAGCCTTGCTTCAGCACCGCCTTCGCAAACACGCCGACTACCAGCGCGCCTATGCCGCTGCCGGACGCAAGCAGTTCGGCAAACTGCTGGCGTACTTCGCTGCGCCTCGCGCGGCGGAGACGCGTTCCGAGACGCCGGGGCCGCGCGTTGGCATCACGGTGCCCAAGGCGCTTGGCGGTGCGGTCGATCGCAACCGCATCAAGCGGCGTCTGCGCGAGTGCGTGCGGTTGCACATCGACAAGCTCGAAGGCCTGCCGGTGGATGTGATTCTGCATCCGAAGCGCACCGTCAAGGACTGCGACTACGCTGCACTGGACCGCGAGGTGGCGATCACCTTCCGCGCCGCAGCAGCGAAGCTCGGCGGCAGCAAGCCCGGTACCTCCGCGACCTTCAACGGCTGACTTTGGATCTATAGCTGACCCTGGGCGTTTCTTTGGGTGTTTAATGGATGCATGGATGCCGACGGGATCAATCCGGCCGCTGTCCCCCCGCCCT
The nucleotide sequence above comes from Granulicella cerasi. Encoded proteins:
- the rpmH gene encoding 50S ribosomal protein L34, which gives rise to MPKRTFQPNRRRRSKVHGFLTRMKTAAGAKVLSRRRAKGRHKIAVSAGYRD
- the rnpA gene encoding ribonuclease P protein component, translated to MLQHRLRKHADYQRAYAAAGRKQFGKLLAYFAAPRAAETRSETPGPRVGITVPKALGGAVDRNRIKRRLRECVRLHIDKLEGLPVDVILHPKRTVKDCDYAALDREVAITFRAAAAKLGGSKPGTSATFNG